The Henckelia pumila isolate YLH828 chromosome 2, ASM3356847v2, whole genome shotgun sequence genome includes a window with the following:
- the LOC140885318 gene encoding cytochrome P450 97B2, chloroplastic isoform X1 yields MISVSSTCAHSSCLVVNRFNEFSSSGVAFSSATLLSKFKPKGPLIRCQTSTTTDEPKTTKKMNLLDNASNLLTNLLSGGKIISMPVAEGAVSDLFGKPLFFSLYDWFLEHGSVYKLAFGPKAFVVVSDPIVARHILRENAFSYDKGVLADILEPIMGKGLIPADLDTWKQRRRVIAPGFHALYLEAMVKVFGDCSERMTAKFEQLLEAEDSRGEKTIELDLESEFSSLALDIIGLGVFNYDFGSVTKESPVIKAVYGTLFEAEHRSTFYFPYWKIPLAKWLVPRQRKFQNDLKYINDCLDDLIKNAKETREEADVEKLQQRDYLNLKDASLLRFLVDMRGVDADDRQLRDDLMTMLIAGHETTAAVLTWAVFLLAQHPSKLRKAQEEIDSVLGEGRATFESIKKLEYLRLIVVEALRLYPQPPLLIRRSLKSDQLPGGYMGNKDGYGIPAGTDIFISVYNLHRSPYFWDNPNDFEPERFQVQKESQGIEGWSGFDPCRSPGALYPNEIISDFAFLPFGGGPRKCVGDQFALMESTVALAMLLQKFDVELRGSPGDVELVTGATIHTKTGLWCHLKKRSNVHC; encoded by the exons ATGATTTCAGTATCGAGTACGTGTGCCCATTCTTCTTGCCTCGTGGTGAATCGTTTCAATGAATTCTCTTCCTCCGGAGTTGCTTTTTCATCAGCCACTCTGCTTTCCAAGTTTAAGCCAAAAGGGCCTTTAATCAG GTGCCAGACTTCAACAACTACTGATGAGCCCAAAACAACCAAAAAAATGAACTTACTAGACAATGCAAGCAACCTCCTTACTAATTTATTGAGTGGAGGAAAAATTATATCGATGCCTGTAGCTGAAGGCGCTGTCTCGGATCTTTTTGGGAAGCCACTTTTCTTCTCCCTTTATGATTGGTTCTTGGAG CATGGTTCAGTGTACAAGCTTGCTTTTGGACCAAAAGCTTTTGTTGTTGTCTCAGATCCCATCGTCGCAAGACACATTCTCCGTGAAAATGCATTTTCCTATGATAAG GGTGTTCTTGCGGATATATTGGAACCAATAATGGGAAAAGGGCTCATACCTGCTGATCTTGACACTTGGAAACAGAGAAGAAGAG TTATTGCTCCTGGATTCCATGCACTATACTTGGAAGCCATGGTCAAAGTGTTTGGTGACTGCTCGGAGAGAATGACAGCTAAATTTGAACAGCTCTTAGAAGCAGAAGATTCGAGAGGAGAGAAGACAATTGAACTGGACCTTGAATCCGAATTTTCTAGTTTGGCACTCGATATTATTGGGCTCGGTGTTTTTAATTACGATTTTGGATCTGTTACTAAAGAATCCCCTGTAATTAAG GCTGTATATGGTACACTTTTTGAAGCTGAGCATCGTTCTACATTTTACTTTCCTTACTGGAAAATTCCATTGGCCAAATGGTTAGTTCCTCGGCAGCGGAAGTTCCAGAACGACCTCaaatatatcaatgattgtctcgatgatttgataaaaaATGCAAAAGAGACCAGAGAG GAAGCTGATGTTGAGAAATTGCAACAAAGAGACTACTTAAATCTCAAG GATGCTAGTCTCTTGCGGTTTTTGGTTGACATGAGAGGTGTAGATGCTGATGATCGCCAG CTGAGAGATGACCTAATGACAATGCTTATAGCTGGACATGAAACAACTGCTGCTGTCCTTACCTGGGCAGTTTTCCTTCTTGCACAA CATCCCTCCAAATTGAGGAAAGCACAAGAGGAGATTGATTCCGTTCTCGGAGAAGGGAGAGCAACATTTGAATCCATAAAAAAATTGGA GTATTTGCGACTTATCGTTGTCGAGGCTTTACGTTTGTACCCACAGCCTCCATTGCTGATCAGACGTTCTCTCAAATCAGATCAGTTACCAG GTGGTTATATGGGAAATAAAGATGGTTATGGGATCCCAGCCGGCACTGATATATTCATTTCT GTATATAATCTCCATAGATCTCCATATTTTTGGGACAATCCCAATGACTTCGAGCCCGAGAGATTTCAAGTTCAAAAGGAGAGCCAAGGCATCGAAGGTTGGTCTGGTTTTGATCCTTGTCGTAGCCCAGGAGCACTGTATCCAAATGAG ATCATATCAGATTTCGCTTTCTTGCCTTTCGGTGGAGGGCCAAGAAAATGTGTTGGCGACCAGTTTGCTCTGATGGAGTCGACTGTAGCTTTGGCGATGTTACTTCAGAAGTTTGATGTGGAGTTAAGAGGATCTCCAGGTGATGTAGAGCTAGTTACAGGAGCAACCATTCACACCAAAACTGGATTGTGGTGTCATCTAAAGAAGAGGTCTAATGTTCATTGCTAG
- the LOC140885318 gene encoding cytochrome P450 97B2, chloroplastic isoform X2, with the protein MNLLDNASNLLTNLLSGGKIISMPVAEGAVSDLFGKPLFFSLYDWFLEHGSVYKLAFGPKAFVVVSDPIVARHILRENAFSYDKGVLADILEPIMGKGLIPADLDTWKQRRRVIAPGFHALYLEAMVKVFGDCSERMTAKFEQLLEAEDSRGEKTIELDLESEFSSLALDIIGLGVFNYDFGSVTKESPVIKAVYGTLFEAEHRSTFYFPYWKIPLAKWLVPRQRKFQNDLKYINDCLDDLIKNAKETREEADVEKLQQRDYLNLKDASLLRFLVDMRGVDADDRQLRDDLMTMLIAGHETTAAVLTWAVFLLAQHPSKLRKAQEEIDSVLGEGRATFESIKKLEYLRLIVVEALRLYPQPPLLIRRSLKSDQLPGGYMGNKDGYGIPAGTDIFISVYNLHRSPYFWDNPNDFEPERFQVQKESQGIEGWSGFDPCRSPGALYPNEIISDFAFLPFGGGPRKCVGDQFALMESTVALAMLLQKFDVELRGSPGDVELVTGATIHTKTGLWCHLKKRSNVHC; encoded by the exons ATGAACTTACTAGACAATGCAAGCAACCTCCTTACTAATTTATTGAGTGGAGGAAAAATTATATCGATGCCTGTAGCTGAAGGCGCTGTCTCGGATCTTTTTGGGAAGCCACTTTTCTTCTCCCTTTATGATTGGTTCTTGGAG CATGGTTCAGTGTACAAGCTTGCTTTTGGACCAAAAGCTTTTGTTGTTGTCTCAGATCCCATCGTCGCAAGACACATTCTCCGTGAAAATGCATTTTCCTATGATAAG GGTGTTCTTGCGGATATATTGGAACCAATAATGGGAAAAGGGCTCATACCTGCTGATCTTGACACTTGGAAACAGAGAAGAAGAG TTATTGCTCCTGGATTCCATGCACTATACTTGGAAGCCATGGTCAAAGTGTTTGGTGACTGCTCGGAGAGAATGACAGCTAAATTTGAACAGCTCTTAGAAGCAGAAGATTCGAGAGGAGAGAAGACAATTGAACTGGACCTTGAATCCGAATTTTCTAGTTTGGCACTCGATATTATTGGGCTCGGTGTTTTTAATTACGATTTTGGATCTGTTACTAAAGAATCCCCTGTAATTAAG GCTGTATATGGTACACTTTTTGAAGCTGAGCATCGTTCTACATTTTACTTTCCTTACTGGAAAATTCCATTGGCCAAATGGTTAGTTCCTCGGCAGCGGAAGTTCCAGAACGACCTCaaatatatcaatgattgtctcgatgatttgataaaaaATGCAAAAGAGACCAGAGAG GAAGCTGATGTTGAGAAATTGCAACAAAGAGACTACTTAAATCTCAAG GATGCTAGTCTCTTGCGGTTTTTGGTTGACATGAGAGGTGTAGATGCTGATGATCGCCAG CTGAGAGATGACCTAATGACAATGCTTATAGCTGGACATGAAACAACTGCTGCTGTCCTTACCTGGGCAGTTTTCCTTCTTGCACAA CATCCCTCCAAATTGAGGAAAGCACAAGAGGAGATTGATTCCGTTCTCGGAGAAGGGAGAGCAACATTTGAATCCATAAAAAAATTGGA GTATTTGCGACTTATCGTTGTCGAGGCTTTACGTTTGTACCCACAGCCTCCATTGCTGATCAGACGTTCTCTCAAATCAGATCAGTTACCAG GTGGTTATATGGGAAATAAAGATGGTTATGGGATCCCAGCCGGCACTGATATATTCATTTCT GTATATAATCTCCATAGATCTCCATATTTTTGGGACAATCCCAATGACTTCGAGCCCGAGAGATTTCAAGTTCAAAAGGAGAGCCAAGGCATCGAAGGTTGGTCTGGTTTTGATCCTTGTCGTAGCCCAGGAGCACTGTATCCAAATGAG ATCATATCAGATTTCGCTTTCTTGCCTTTCGGTGGAGGGCCAAGAAAATGTGTTGGCGACCAGTTTGCTCTGATGGAGTCGACTGTAGCTTTGGCGATGTTACTTCAGAAGTTTGATGTGGAGTTAAGAGGATCTCCAGGTGATGTAGAGCTAGTTACAGGAGCAACCATTCACACCAAAACTGGATTGTGGTGTCATCTAAAGAAGAGGTCTAATGTTCATTGCTAG